One window of Micropterus dolomieu isolate WLL.071019.BEF.003 ecotype Adirondacks linkage group LG13, ASM2129224v1, whole genome shotgun sequence genomic DNA carries:
- the slc5a1 gene encoding sodium/glucose cotransporter 1 isoform X2 produces MILLYAAHNMSLRTAKVKGVGYLAQKVEAMIRTNRSTVGGFFLAGRSMVWWPIGASLFASNIGSGHFVGISGTAAAAGLAIGGFEWNALIVVVILGWLFVPIYIKAGVVTMPEYLKKRFGGQRIRIYLSVLSLCLYVFTKISADMFSGAIFINQALGLNIYLAVVMLLLITALYTVTGGLAAVIYTDTLQTIIMLVGSFILMAFAFIEVGGYENFEKLYMEAVPSVTANISSSCYKPRPDSFHIFRNAITGDLPWPGLVFGLTIQATWYWCTDQVIVQRCLSAKNLSHVKAGCILCGYLKLLPMFLMVFPGMISRILYPDVVACVDPVKCQEYCGASVGCTNIAYPKLVVDLMPNGLRGLMLSVMLASLMSSLTSIFNSASTLFTMDIYTKVRRSASEKELMIAGRVFILILIGVSIAWIPVVQSAQSGQLFDYIQSITSYLTPPIAAVFMLAIFCKRVNEPGAFYGLTIGLCIGLSRMIAEFAFGTGSCVNPSNCPTIICGVHYLYFSIILFVISCIIILTVSLMTKPIDDKHLYRLCWGLRNCTEERVDLEQDDWVENRDSDYMDVEEPEEEPGLCKKAVMCFCGLEQKKAPKLSAEEQAELQKKLTDTTEVPLWRNVVNGNAIILLCVAVFCHGFFA; encoded by the exons GCTATGATCCGCACCAACCGATCCACTGTCGGTGGCTTCTTCCTTGCAGGCAGGAGTATGGTGTGGTGGCCG ATCGGAGCATCTCTCTTTGCCAGCAACATTGGCAGTGGCCACTTTGTAGGAATTTCTGGCACCGCTGCAGCTGCAGGACTAGCCATTGGTGGATTTGAATGGAAT gctCTTATAGTGGTCGTCATTCTGGGATGGCTCTTTGTTCCCATCTACATAAAAGCTGGG GTGGTTACAATGCCAGAGTACCTGAAGAAGAGATTTGGAGGACAGCGTATTCGCATCTATCTCTCTgtgctgtcactctgcctgtatGTTTTCACCAAGATCTCA GCAGACATGTTCTCTGGGGCCATTTTTATCAACCAGGCTCTCGGGCTGAATATCTACCTTGCTGTTGTCATGCTACTATTGATTACTGCACTGTACACTGTCACAG GTGGATTGGCTGCAGTGATCTACACAGACACGTTACAGACCATCATTATGCTTGTTGGATCATTCATCCTAATGGCCTTTG CTTTCATTGAGGTGGGAGGTTATGAAAACTTCGAGAAGCTCTACATGGAGGCCGTCCCTTCTGTGACGGCAAACATCAGTTCAAGCTGCTACAAGCCTCGCCCAGACTCCTTTCATATCTTTAGAAACGCGATTACAGGAGACCTGCCGTGGCCTGGCCTTGTGTTTGGACTCACCATTCAGGCCACTTGGTACTGGTGCACTGATCAG GTGATTGTCCAGCGCTGCCTCTCAGCCAAAAATTTATCTCACGTTAAGGCAGGCTGTATCTTGTGTGGCTACCTGAAGCTGTTGCCAATGTTCCTCATGGTTTTTCCCGGCATGATCAGCAGGATACTCTATCCTG atgTGGTGGCATGTGTGGACCCAGTAAAATGTCAAGAATACTGTGGCGCCAGTGTGGGCTGCACCAACATCGCTTATCCCAAACTGGTTGTGGATCTCATGCCCAATG GTCTGCGTGGTCTTATGCTGTCCGTGATGCTGGCTTCTCTGATGAGCTCACTTACCTCTATCTTCAACAGTGCCAGTACTCTGTTCACCATGGACATCTACACTAAGGTTCGCCGCTCCGCCAGTGAGAAAGAACTCATGATTGCTGGCAG AGTGTTTATCTTGATCCTGATTGGTGTGAGCATAGCATGGATACCTGTGGTGCAGTCAGCCCAGAGCGGTCAGCTCTTTGATTACATCCAGTCCATCACCAGCTACCTCACACCACCCATTGCAGCTGTCTTCATGCTTGCCATCTTCTGCAAACGTGTCAATGAGCCT GGTGCTTTTTATGGCCTCACAATCGGCCTGTGTATTGGCCTCTCCAGGATGATTGCTGAGTTTGCTTTTGGGACTGGCAGCTGTGTTAACCCCAGTAACTGTCCCACCATCATATGTGGGGTCCACTACCTCTACTTCTCCATTATCCTGTTTGTTATCTCCTGTATCATCATCCTGACAGTCTCTCTCATGACCAAACCCATCGACGACAAGCAT TTGTATAGGCTGTGCTGGGGTCTCAGGAACTGTACTGAGGAAAGGGTGGACCTTGAACAGGATGATTGGGTTGAAAACAGAGATTCCGACTATATGGATGTAGAAG AACCCGAGGAGGAGCCAGGCTTGTGCAAGAAGGCAGTGATGTGCTTCTGCGGCCTGGAGCAGAAAAAAGCCCCCAAGCTGAGTGCAGAGGAGCAGGCAGAGCTGCAGAAGAAGCTCACAGACACCACGGAGGTGCCTCTATGGAGGAACGTTGTGAACGGCAACGCCATCATCCTTTTGTGTGTGGCTGTTTTCTGTCATGGTTTTTTCGCTTAA
- the slc5a1 gene encoding sodium/glucose cotransporter 1 isoform X3, with protein sequence MILLYAAHNMSLRTAKVKGVGYLAQKVEAMIRTNRSTVGGFFLAGRSMVWWPIGASLFASNIGSGHFVGISGTAAAAGLAIGGFEWNALIVVVILGWLFVPIYIKAGVVTMPEYLKKRFGGQRIRIYLSVLSLCLYVFTKISADMFSGAIFINQALGLNIYLAVVMLLLITALYTVTGGLAAVIYTDTLQTIIMLVGSFILMAFAFIEVGGYENFEKLYMEAVPSVTANISSSCYKPRPDSFHIFRNAITGDLPWPGLVFGLTIQATWYWCTDQVIVQRCLSAKNLSHVKAGCILCGYLKLLPMFLMVFPGMISRILYPDVVACVDPVKCQEYCGASVGCTNIAYPKLVVDLMPNGLRGLMLSVMLASLMSSLTSIFNSASTLFTMDIYTKVRRSASEKELMIAGRVFILILIGVSIAWIPVVQSAQSGQLFDYIQSITSYLTPPIAAVFMLAIFCKRVNEPLYRLCWGLRNCTEERVDLEQDDWVENRDSDYMDVEEPEEEPGLCKKAVMCFCGLEQKKAPKLSAEEQAELQKKLTDTTEVPLWRNVVNGNAIILLCVAVFCHGFFA encoded by the exons GCTATGATCCGCACCAACCGATCCACTGTCGGTGGCTTCTTCCTTGCAGGCAGGAGTATGGTGTGGTGGCCG ATCGGAGCATCTCTCTTTGCCAGCAACATTGGCAGTGGCCACTTTGTAGGAATTTCTGGCACCGCTGCAGCTGCAGGACTAGCCATTGGTGGATTTGAATGGAAT gctCTTATAGTGGTCGTCATTCTGGGATGGCTCTTTGTTCCCATCTACATAAAAGCTGGG GTGGTTACAATGCCAGAGTACCTGAAGAAGAGATTTGGAGGACAGCGTATTCGCATCTATCTCTCTgtgctgtcactctgcctgtatGTTTTCACCAAGATCTCA GCAGACATGTTCTCTGGGGCCATTTTTATCAACCAGGCTCTCGGGCTGAATATCTACCTTGCTGTTGTCATGCTACTATTGATTACTGCACTGTACACTGTCACAG GTGGATTGGCTGCAGTGATCTACACAGACACGTTACAGACCATCATTATGCTTGTTGGATCATTCATCCTAATGGCCTTTG CTTTCATTGAGGTGGGAGGTTATGAAAACTTCGAGAAGCTCTACATGGAGGCCGTCCCTTCTGTGACGGCAAACATCAGTTCAAGCTGCTACAAGCCTCGCCCAGACTCCTTTCATATCTTTAGAAACGCGATTACAGGAGACCTGCCGTGGCCTGGCCTTGTGTTTGGACTCACCATTCAGGCCACTTGGTACTGGTGCACTGATCAG GTGATTGTCCAGCGCTGCCTCTCAGCCAAAAATTTATCTCACGTTAAGGCAGGCTGTATCTTGTGTGGCTACCTGAAGCTGTTGCCAATGTTCCTCATGGTTTTTCCCGGCATGATCAGCAGGATACTCTATCCTG atgTGGTGGCATGTGTGGACCCAGTAAAATGTCAAGAATACTGTGGCGCCAGTGTGGGCTGCACCAACATCGCTTATCCCAAACTGGTTGTGGATCTCATGCCCAATG GTCTGCGTGGTCTTATGCTGTCCGTGATGCTGGCTTCTCTGATGAGCTCACTTACCTCTATCTTCAACAGTGCCAGTACTCTGTTCACCATGGACATCTACACTAAGGTTCGCCGCTCCGCCAGTGAGAAAGAACTCATGATTGCTGGCAG AGTGTTTATCTTGATCCTGATTGGTGTGAGCATAGCATGGATACCTGTGGTGCAGTCAGCCCAGAGCGGTCAGCTCTTTGATTACATCCAGTCCATCACCAGCTACCTCACACCACCCATTGCAGCTGTCTTCATGCTTGCCATCTTCTGCAAACGTGTCAATGAGCCT TTGTATAGGCTGTGCTGGGGTCTCAGGAACTGTACTGAGGAAAGGGTGGACCTTGAACAGGATGATTGGGTTGAAAACAGAGATTCCGACTATATGGATGTAGAAG AACCCGAGGAGGAGCCAGGCTTGTGCAAGAAGGCAGTGATGTGCTTCTGCGGCCTGGAGCAGAAAAAAGCCCCCAAGCTGAGTGCAGAGGAGCAGGCAGAGCTGCAGAAGAAGCTCACAGACACCACGGAGGTGCCTCTATGGAGGAACGTTGTGAACGGCAACGCCATCATCCTTTTGTGTGTGGCTGTTTTCTGTCATGGTTTTTTCGCTTAA
- the slc5a1 gene encoding sodium/glucose cotransporter 1 isoform X1, whose amino-acid sequence MIRTNRSTVGGFFLAGRSMVWWPIGASLFASNIGSGHFVGISGTAAAAGLAIGGFEWNALIVVVILGWLFVPIYIKAGVVTMPEYLKKRFGGQRIRIYLSVLSLCLYVFTKISADMFSGAIFINQALGLNIYLAVVMLLLITALYTVTGGLAAVIYTDTLQTIIMLVGSFILMAFAFIEVGGYENFEKLYMEAVPSVTANISSSCYKPRPDSFHIFRNAITGDLPWPGLVFGLTIQATWYWCTDQVIVQRCLSAKNLSHVKAGCILCGYLKLLPMFLMVFPGMISRILYPDVVACVDPVKCQEYCGASVGCTNIAYPKLVVDLMPNGLRGLMLSVMLASLMSSLTSIFNSASTLFTMDIYTKVRRSASEKELMIAGRVFILILIGVSIAWIPVVQSAQSGQLFDYIQSITSYLTPPIAAVFMLAIFCKRVNEPGAFYGLTIGLCIGLSRMIAEFAFGTGSCVNPSNCPTIICGVHYLYFSIILFVISCIIILTVSLMTKPIDDKHLYRLCWGLRNCTEERVDLEQDDWVENRDSDYMDVEEPEEEPGLCKKAVMCFCGLEQKKAPKLSAEEQAELQKKLTDTTEVPLWRNVVNGNAIILLCVAVFCHGFFA is encoded by the exons ATGATCCGCACCAACCGATCCACTGTCGGTGGCTTCTTCCTTGCAGGCAGGAGTATGGTGTGGTGGCCG ATCGGAGCATCTCTCTTTGCCAGCAACATTGGCAGTGGCCACTTTGTAGGAATTTCTGGCACCGCTGCAGCTGCAGGACTAGCCATTGGTGGATTTGAATGGAAT gctCTTATAGTGGTCGTCATTCTGGGATGGCTCTTTGTTCCCATCTACATAAAAGCTGGG GTGGTTACAATGCCAGAGTACCTGAAGAAGAGATTTGGAGGACAGCGTATTCGCATCTATCTCTCTgtgctgtcactctgcctgtatGTTTTCACCAAGATCTCA GCAGACATGTTCTCTGGGGCCATTTTTATCAACCAGGCTCTCGGGCTGAATATCTACCTTGCTGTTGTCATGCTACTATTGATTACTGCACTGTACACTGTCACAG GTGGATTGGCTGCAGTGATCTACACAGACACGTTACAGACCATCATTATGCTTGTTGGATCATTCATCCTAATGGCCTTTG CTTTCATTGAGGTGGGAGGTTATGAAAACTTCGAGAAGCTCTACATGGAGGCCGTCCCTTCTGTGACGGCAAACATCAGTTCAAGCTGCTACAAGCCTCGCCCAGACTCCTTTCATATCTTTAGAAACGCGATTACAGGAGACCTGCCGTGGCCTGGCCTTGTGTTTGGACTCACCATTCAGGCCACTTGGTACTGGTGCACTGATCAG GTGATTGTCCAGCGCTGCCTCTCAGCCAAAAATTTATCTCACGTTAAGGCAGGCTGTATCTTGTGTGGCTACCTGAAGCTGTTGCCAATGTTCCTCATGGTTTTTCCCGGCATGATCAGCAGGATACTCTATCCTG atgTGGTGGCATGTGTGGACCCAGTAAAATGTCAAGAATACTGTGGCGCCAGTGTGGGCTGCACCAACATCGCTTATCCCAAACTGGTTGTGGATCTCATGCCCAATG GTCTGCGTGGTCTTATGCTGTCCGTGATGCTGGCTTCTCTGATGAGCTCACTTACCTCTATCTTCAACAGTGCCAGTACTCTGTTCACCATGGACATCTACACTAAGGTTCGCCGCTCCGCCAGTGAGAAAGAACTCATGATTGCTGGCAG AGTGTTTATCTTGATCCTGATTGGTGTGAGCATAGCATGGATACCTGTGGTGCAGTCAGCCCAGAGCGGTCAGCTCTTTGATTACATCCAGTCCATCACCAGCTACCTCACACCACCCATTGCAGCTGTCTTCATGCTTGCCATCTTCTGCAAACGTGTCAATGAGCCT GGTGCTTTTTATGGCCTCACAATCGGCCTGTGTATTGGCCTCTCCAGGATGATTGCTGAGTTTGCTTTTGGGACTGGCAGCTGTGTTAACCCCAGTAACTGTCCCACCATCATATGTGGGGTCCACTACCTCTACTTCTCCATTATCCTGTTTGTTATCTCCTGTATCATCATCCTGACAGTCTCTCTCATGACCAAACCCATCGACGACAAGCAT TTGTATAGGCTGTGCTGGGGTCTCAGGAACTGTACTGAGGAAAGGGTGGACCTTGAACAGGATGATTGGGTTGAAAACAGAGATTCCGACTATATGGATGTAGAAG AACCCGAGGAGGAGCCAGGCTTGTGCAAGAAGGCAGTGATGTGCTTCTGCGGCCTGGAGCAGAAAAAAGCCCCCAAGCTGAGTGCAGAGGAGCAGGCAGAGCTGCAGAAGAAGCTCACAGACACCACGGAGGTGCCTCTATGGAGGAACGTTGTGAACGGCAACGCCATCATCCTTTTGTGTGTGGCTGTTTTCTGTCATGGTTTTTTCGCTTAA
- the slc5a1 gene encoding sodium/glucose cotransporter 1 isoform X4, with the protein MPEYLKKRFGGQRIRIYLSVLSLCLYVFTKISADMFSGAIFINQALGLNIYLAVVMLLLITALYTVTGGLAAVIYTDTLQTIIMLVGSFILMAFAFIEVGGYENFEKLYMEAVPSVTANISSSCYKPRPDSFHIFRNAITGDLPWPGLVFGLTIQATWYWCTDQVIVQRCLSAKNLSHVKAGCILCGYLKLLPMFLMVFPGMISRILYPDVVACVDPVKCQEYCGASVGCTNIAYPKLVVDLMPNGLRGLMLSVMLASLMSSLTSIFNSASTLFTMDIYTKVRRSASEKELMIAGRVFILILIGVSIAWIPVVQSAQSGQLFDYIQSITSYLTPPIAAVFMLAIFCKRVNEPGAFYGLTIGLCIGLSRMIAEFAFGTGSCVNPSNCPTIICGVHYLYFSIILFVISCIIILTVSLMTKPIDDKHLYRLCWGLRNCTEERVDLEQDDWVENRDSDYMDVEEPEEEPGLCKKAVMCFCGLEQKKAPKLSAEEQAELQKKLTDTTEVPLWRNVVNGNAIILLCVAVFCHGFFA; encoded by the exons ATGCCAGAGTACCTGAAGAAGAGATTTGGAGGACAGCGTATTCGCATCTATCTCTCTgtgctgtcactctgcctgtatGTTTTCACCAAGATCTCA GCAGACATGTTCTCTGGGGCCATTTTTATCAACCAGGCTCTCGGGCTGAATATCTACCTTGCTGTTGTCATGCTACTATTGATTACTGCACTGTACACTGTCACAG GTGGATTGGCTGCAGTGATCTACACAGACACGTTACAGACCATCATTATGCTTGTTGGATCATTCATCCTAATGGCCTTTG CTTTCATTGAGGTGGGAGGTTATGAAAACTTCGAGAAGCTCTACATGGAGGCCGTCCCTTCTGTGACGGCAAACATCAGTTCAAGCTGCTACAAGCCTCGCCCAGACTCCTTTCATATCTTTAGAAACGCGATTACAGGAGACCTGCCGTGGCCTGGCCTTGTGTTTGGACTCACCATTCAGGCCACTTGGTACTGGTGCACTGATCAG GTGATTGTCCAGCGCTGCCTCTCAGCCAAAAATTTATCTCACGTTAAGGCAGGCTGTATCTTGTGTGGCTACCTGAAGCTGTTGCCAATGTTCCTCATGGTTTTTCCCGGCATGATCAGCAGGATACTCTATCCTG atgTGGTGGCATGTGTGGACCCAGTAAAATGTCAAGAATACTGTGGCGCCAGTGTGGGCTGCACCAACATCGCTTATCCCAAACTGGTTGTGGATCTCATGCCCAATG GTCTGCGTGGTCTTATGCTGTCCGTGATGCTGGCTTCTCTGATGAGCTCACTTACCTCTATCTTCAACAGTGCCAGTACTCTGTTCACCATGGACATCTACACTAAGGTTCGCCGCTCCGCCAGTGAGAAAGAACTCATGATTGCTGGCAG AGTGTTTATCTTGATCCTGATTGGTGTGAGCATAGCATGGATACCTGTGGTGCAGTCAGCCCAGAGCGGTCAGCTCTTTGATTACATCCAGTCCATCACCAGCTACCTCACACCACCCATTGCAGCTGTCTTCATGCTTGCCATCTTCTGCAAACGTGTCAATGAGCCT GGTGCTTTTTATGGCCTCACAATCGGCCTGTGTATTGGCCTCTCCAGGATGATTGCTGAGTTTGCTTTTGGGACTGGCAGCTGTGTTAACCCCAGTAACTGTCCCACCATCATATGTGGGGTCCACTACCTCTACTTCTCCATTATCCTGTTTGTTATCTCCTGTATCATCATCCTGACAGTCTCTCTCATGACCAAACCCATCGACGACAAGCAT TTGTATAGGCTGTGCTGGGGTCTCAGGAACTGTACTGAGGAAAGGGTGGACCTTGAACAGGATGATTGGGTTGAAAACAGAGATTCCGACTATATGGATGTAGAAG AACCCGAGGAGGAGCCAGGCTTGTGCAAGAAGGCAGTGATGTGCTTCTGCGGCCTGGAGCAGAAAAAAGCCCCCAAGCTGAGTGCAGAGGAGCAGGCAGAGCTGCAGAAGAAGCTCACAGACACCACGGAGGTGCCTCTATGGAGGAACGTTGTGAACGGCAACGCCATCATCCTTTTGTGTGTGGCTGTTTTCTGTCATGGTTTTTTCGCTTAA
- the rnf208 gene encoding RING finger protein 208, which translates to MSCLRRQPVTIPMDTVKIIQSEKFPRECPVPVTQPRYAPPPRVAWDGGGEGEIIVNQACSDLTLDMTGSPRSLVSTPAPVTRREQSFLAQRKTSANEICYHQFHYKMEDVIVNQYVLRSSSTSSSTSSSSSSGPVMPCEPLDCPTCGHTYNFAGKRPRILSCLHSVCEECLQILYESCPKYKFISCPTCRRETVLFTDYGLAALAINTSILSRLPSDPNGPVQWGGDADRSCYQTVRQYCQSACTCQIANPLSSCGIM; encoded by the coding sequence ATGTCCTGCCTCAGGCGCCAGCCCGTCACCATCCCAATGGACACCGTCAAGATCATCCAGTCGGAGAAGTTCCCCAGGGAGTGCCCTGTGCCAGTCACCCAGCCACGCTATGCCCCGCCCCCGAGGGTTGCGTGGGACGGCGGAGGTGAAGGCGAAATCATAGTCAACCAGGCCTGCAGTGACTTGACCCTGGACATGACAGGGTCTCCCCGGTCTCTTGTGTCCACTCCGGCCCCCGTGACGCGCAGGGAGCAGAGCTTCCTGGCGCAGCGCAAAACCAGTGCCAACGAAATCTGCTACCACCAGTTCCACTACAAGATGGAAGACGTCATAGTCAACCAGTACGTGCTGCGctcctcttccacctcctcctccacttcttcctcttcctcctcgggGCCCGTCATGCCCTGCGAGCCCCTGGACTGCCCCACCTGCGGCCACACCTACAACTTCGCTGGCAAGCGTCCGCGTATCCTCTCCTGTCTGCACTCGGTGTGTGAGGAGTGCCTGCAGATCCTCTACGAGTCCTGCCCCAAGTACAAGTTCATCTCCTGCCCCACGTGCCGGCGCGAGACAGTGCTGTTCACTGACTATGGCCTGGCTGCTCTGGCCATCAATACCAGCATCCTGAGCCGCTTGCCCTCTGACCCCAACGGGCCCGTGCAGTGGGGCGGGGACGCCGACCGCAGCTGCTACCAGACTGTGCGCCAGTACTGCCAGTCAGCCTGCACCTGCCAGATCGCCAACCCCTTGTCCTCCTGTGGCATCATGTAG